Proteins encoded in a region of the Euzebya tangerina genome:
- a CDS encoding DUF445 domain-containing protein, whose protein sequence is MSTTATTAPVGSSAAAESERRADLARMKQRATGLLVLVAAAWLILLITTEDVGWAGYAIAAAEAGMVGGLADWFAVTAVFRHPLGLPIPHTAVVAARKDQFGETLGQFVQENFLAPEVVGEQLRRADIARRLGAVLVVPDTAETVAGHVAEFLGRVARNARDDDAISLIETEVRRRLNTLDVAPTVGRFLEVLTVGGHHEELLDELLGVLDTFLLESEPALRDRFVADAPWWLPEPIDDVIFQRLFTGVRNILAGAATPGEDGDGVREQIHASVDDFVTRLRYDPVLIQRAEELKQDLLQSEQVRQWVSAVWEEIKGRLQAEAAQPESVLRARLTSGVVSAGQRLVDDDATADRVNQLAVQAARAGAEQFKDELAALVSETVSRWDSEETSDRLELLLGRDLQFIRINGTVVGAAAGLVIHLVSQLTG, encoded by the coding sequence GTGAGCACCACCGCCACCACCGCCCCGGTCGGCAGCAGCGCCGCCGCGGAGTCCGAGCGCCGTGCCGACCTGGCGCGGATGAAGCAACGCGCCACCGGGCTTCTGGTGCTGGTCGCGGCGGCGTGGCTGATCTTGCTGATCACCACCGAGGACGTGGGTTGGGCCGGCTACGCCATCGCGGCCGCCGAGGCCGGCATGGTGGGTGGCCTGGCCGACTGGTTCGCCGTCACCGCGGTGTTCCGGCATCCGCTCGGGTTGCCGATCCCCCACACCGCGGTCGTCGCCGCCCGCAAGGACCAGTTCGGAGAGACCCTCGGTCAGTTCGTCCAGGAGAACTTCCTGGCACCGGAGGTCGTGGGGGAGCAGCTGCGGCGCGCGGACATCGCCCGGCGCCTGGGTGCGGTCCTCGTGGTGCCCGACACCGCGGAGACGGTGGCCGGGCACGTCGCCGAGTTCCTCGGCCGGGTTGCCCGCAACGCCCGGGACGACGACGCCATCAGCCTGATCGAGACCGAGGTCCGCAGGCGGCTCAACACCCTGGACGTCGCGCCCACGGTCGGACGGTTCCTGGAGGTGCTGACCGTCGGTGGTCACCATGAGGAGCTGCTGGACGAGCTGCTGGGGGTGCTGGACACCTTCCTGCTCGAGTCAGAGCCGGCGCTGCGAGACCGCTTCGTCGCCGACGCGCCGTGGTGGCTCCCCGAACCCATCGACGACGTGATCTTCCAGCGGCTCTTCACCGGTGTGCGCAACATCCTTGCTGGCGCCGCGACACCGGGGGAGGACGGCGACGGCGTCCGGGAGCAGATCCACGCCTCGGTCGACGACTTCGTCACCCGGCTGCGTTACGACCCGGTCTTGATCCAGCGAGCCGAGGAGCTGAAGCAGGATCTTCTGCAGAGCGAGCAGGTCAGGCAGTGGGTCTCTGCCGTCTGGGAGGAGATCAAGGGCCGGCTACAGGCCGAGGCGGCCCAGCCGGAGTCGGTGCTCCGTGCCCGGCTGACCAGCGGTGTCGTGTCCGCGGGGCAGCGGCTGGTGGACGACGACGCCACGGCCGACCGGGTCAACCAGCTGGCGGTCCAGGCGGCTCGGGCGGGTGCGGAGCAGTTCAAGGACGAACTGGCCGCCCTGGTCTCGGAGACCGTGTCCCGCTGGGACAGCGAGGAGACCAGCGACCGTCTGGAGCTGCTGCTCGGCCGTGACCTGCAGTTCATCCGGATCAACGGGACGGTCGTCGGCGCTGCCGCCGGCCTGGTGATCCACCTGGTGTCCCAACTCACGGGCTGA